Proteins encoded by one window of Cyanobium sp. NS01:
- a CDS encoding efflux RND transporter periplasmic adaptor subunit has translation MQVATLGKDTFTPAIEVMSRLSSTTDVALRPEAEGRVVRILATQGQRVEAGQPILVLDNAQETATLDASQAEARKNQVNAERYIFLNQQGAVSTKDRDFYVTQAIESRDQVKVQAANLGYKVVRAPIAGEIGDLDSVKLGDYVRKGQAITGIVDNQRLWTLMDVPAIQASRVRLGQQVQLRTQGNPPVTATGRVVFISPYFGVSGSSASPNTVLVKAEFPNSADQLKTGQFVQNRIITEVSQQLAVPVQAVSMQAQQPFVYRIAQLSTILPKIRGSKDIPEATRERLEKLPPSTTVVVQTAVKLGPLQGNSYPVLSGISAGDRVVVSNTALLRNGMPVSIAAAS, from the coding sequence GTGCAGGTGGCCACCCTGGGCAAGGACACCTTCACGCCTGCGATTGAGGTGATGAGCCGGCTGTCGTCCACCACGGATGTGGCCTTGCGACCTGAGGCCGAGGGACGGGTCGTCCGGATCCTGGCCACCCAGGGCCAGCGGGTTGAGGCCGGCCAGCCGATTCTGGTGCTCGACAACGCTCAGGAAACCGCCACCTTGGATGCGAGCCAGGCCGAAGCTCGCAAGAACCAGGTGAATGCGGAGCGCTACATCTTTCTGAATCAGCAGGGTGCGGTGTCCACCAAAGATCGGGATTTCTATGTCACCCAGGCGATTGAGAGTCGCGACCAGGTCAAGGTCCAGGCGGCCAACCTCGGCTACAAGGTGGTGCGGGCTCCCATTGCTGGTGAAATTGGTGATCTTGATTCCGTGAAACTCGGCGACTATGTGCGCAAGGGTCAGGCGATCACGGGCATTGTTGATAACCAGCGGCTCTGGACCCTTATGGATGTGCCTGCGATTCAGGCCTCCCGGGTCCGTCTGGGCCAGCAGGTGCAGTTGCGCACCCAAGGCAACCCGCCCGTCACCGCCACCGGCCGAGTGGTGTTCATCTCGCCTTACTTCGGCGTCAGCGGCAGTAGCGCGTCCCCCAACACTGTGCTGGTGAAGGCGGAGTTCCCCAATTCCGCTGACCAGCTGAAAACCGGCCAGTTTGTGCAGAACCGGATCATCACCGAGGTGAGTCAGCAGCTGGCCGTCCCGGTGCAAGCCGTGTCGATGCAGGCCCAGCAGCCGTTTGTTTACCGCATTGCGCAACTGAGCACCATTCTGCCAAAGATCCGCGGCTCGAAAGACATTCCCGAGGCCACCCGCGAGCGGCTGGAGAAGCTGCCCCCCTCCACGACAGTGGTTGTGCAGACCGCCGTCAAGCTGGGGCCGCTGCAGGGCAACAGCTATCCGGTCTTGTCTGGTATCTCTGCAGGTGATCGGGTGGTGGTGAGCAATACAGCCCTGTTACGCAACGGCATGCCTGTCAGCATTGCTGCAGCCAGCTGA
- a CDS encoding efflux RND transporter permease subunit: protein MSLSDRFIKRPVLTTVCSILIVLIGLIAIPTLPIENLPAIAPPQIQVTATYGGANSLVTEQAVTNVLEQHINGVPNAAYISSLTTNTGQSTVNVFFDEGTDINIDQVNVQNRVSLAMPQLPSQVSSTGVSVIQTTPSILLAYQVSSTEGQFDAAYLNGLIYEQLYYQLGRVPGVAQVTLFGGSNPAFWLFVDPVRLAANQLTADQVVSAVQSQNTVAIGGLVGGPPASGNQAFTYPILVENNGNLVSVDDLNQLIIGRSPQGNLLRLQDVGEARYGFNTFATQGVDIEAHPAITIGVYQTPESNALQVSQAVVALMAEFTDRLPPGVILTQIYDVGQFIEAAVDGVVDALGLAIVLVLVILFLFLQDWRATVVPTLAIPISLVGTFAFIKVFGFSINQLTLLGLVLATGLVVDDAIVVIEAVARNIESGLRPRQAALECMGELIGALIATALVLMAVFVPVAFYPGGIGIIYRQFALTIAFSIAISAFNALTFSPMLAALVLRADKPPQPRGWGWILAGVLVGLAFGRFSAASFGPGAYVAGVLVFGIAGSRLGAIFSLFNSGFARLEKGYAGLIAILIRRRRLILGALLGGIALTVVAFGALPTAFIPEEDQGFGLGFYQLQNGASLSQTQKLGEQIAAVLKQEEDVTSAGIISGAGFNGSSPDQGLFFFGLRPLEERSGTDHKAPAIVDRLNAKLSKLSLGLARAAQPPAIPGFSAQSGFYFQFNDLSNGSYSFNELDGLAQKLVASGQGSGFFSTLYTQFIPSAPAFGLKIDRSIMGSLNVDFQQAMQTIAVLAGGNFSGLTYESGQARNIYVQADAAGRGELDDVLSYYVRSEDGDLVQVSQFATSELTSAPPVISHYNLYRTILVQGAEAVGKSSGQALAAIQKIFTRLDFNNIGYAFTGIAALQLSAGNASVLVFGLGVLIVYLVLSAQYESYVTPVVILMTVPLAMLGALAFLALRSIDLNIYAQVGLVTLIGLAAKNGILIVEVAELHLQEGMGAAEAAIAAAESRLRPILMTAIAALAGFLPLVLASTAGANSQQSLGTVIFGGLLVATVLSLGVVPPFYVTVKGLEQRWFGGRRDDDPPPEAEAGSALR, encoded by the coding sequence ATGTCACTCTCAGATCGTTTCATCAAGCGGCCGGTCCTCACCACGGTTTGCAGCATCCTGATCGTGCTGATCGGGTTGATTGCGATTCCAACTCTGCCGATCGAGAATCTGCCGGCCATTGCGCCACCCCAGATTCAGGTCACGGCCACCTATGGAGGGGCCAACTCGCTGGTCACCGAGCAGGCGGTGACCAATGTGCTCGAGCAGCATATCAACGGGGTGCCCAATGCAGCCTACATTTCCTCGCTCACGACGAATACCGGTCAGAGCACCGTGAATGTGTTCTTCGATGAGGGAACCGATATCAACATTGACCAAGTCAATGTGCAAAACAGGGTGTCCCTGGCAATGCCTCAATTGCCATCCCAGGTGTCCAGCACGGGTGTGTCTGTTATTCAGACCACTCCTTCTATTCTTCTGGCTTATCAGGTTTCCTCCACAGAGGGGCAATTTGATGCTGCCTATCTGAATGGCCTGATCTACGAGCAGCTCTATTACCAGCTCGGCCGTGTTCCAGGAGTGGCTCAGGTCACCCTGTTTGGAGGCAGCAACCCAGCCTTCTGGTTGTTCGTGGACCCCGTCAGGCTGGCAGCCAATCAGCTCACCGCTGACCAGGTGGTGTCTGCTGTGCAGAGCCAGAACACGGTGGCGATCGGCGGGTTGGTGGGAGGGCCACCCGCCAGTGGGAATCAGGCCTTCACCTATCCCATCTTGGTGGAGAACAACGGCAATCTGGTTTCGGTTGATGATCTCAATCAACTGATCATCGGCCGGTCGCCCCAGGGCAATCTGTTGCGCCTACAGGATGTGGGCGAGGCCAGGTATGGCTTCAACACTTTCGCCACCCAGGGCGTGGATATTGAGGCGCATCCTGCCATCACCATCGGCGTCTATCAGACACCGGAGAGCAATGCCCTGCAGGTGTCCCAGGCGGTGGTGGCGTTGATGGCTGAATTCACCGACCGGTTGCCACCTGGTGTGATCCTCACCCAGATCTACGACGTGGGTCAATTCATCGAGGCGGCCGTGGATGGTGTGGTGGATGCTCTCGGCCTGGCCATTGTGCTGGTGCTTGTGATCCTGTTTCTGTTCCTGCAGGATTGGCGGGCCACGGTGGTGCCAACCCTGGCCATCCCGATCTCCCTGGTGGGCACCTTCGCCTTCATCAAGGTGTTCGGCTTTTCGATCAACCAACTCACCCTGCTGGGGCTGGTGCTGGCCACCGGTCTGGTGGTGGATGACGCCATCGTGGTGATCGAGGCTGTGGCCAGGAACATCGAATCCGGGCTGCGCCCCAGACAGGCCGCGCTGGAGTGCATGGGAGAGCTGATCGGCGCCCTGATCGCCACGGCCTTGGTGCTGATGGCTGTGTTTGTGCCTGTGGCGTTCTACCCAGGCGGCATCGGCATCATCTATCGACAGTTCGCGCTCACGATCGCCTTTTCGATCGCCATCTCCGCCTTCAATGCGCTCACCTTTTCGCCGATGCTGGCGGCCCTGGTGTTGCGCGCCGACAAGCCGCCGCAGCCGAGGGGATGGGGCTGGATCCTGGCTGGTGTGCTGGTGGGCCTGGCCTTCGGGCGTTTCAGTGCGGCCTCCTTCGGGCCGGGGGCCTACGTGGCCGGTGTGCTGGTGTTCGGCATTGCCGGCAGCCGGCTTGGGGCGATCTTTTCGCTGTTCAACAGCGGTTTCGCCCGCCTTGAGAAAGGCTATGCGGGGTTGATCGCCATCTTGATCCGTCGCCGCAGGCTCATCCTCGGGGCGTTGCTGGGGGGCATCGCCCTCACCGTGGTGGCCTTCGGCGCACTGCCCACAGCCTTCATCCCTGAGGAAGATCAGGGTTTCGGGTTGGGTTTTTACCAGCTCCAGAATGGAGCGTCCCTCAGTCAGACCCAGAAGCTGGGTGAACAGATCGCCGCCGTGCTCAAGCAGGAGGAGGATGTGACCAGCGCCGGCATCATCAGTGGTGCCGGCTTCAATGGCAGCAGCCCTGACCAGGGCCTCTTCTTCTTCGGACTCAGGCCACTCGAGGAGCGCTCCGGTACGGATCACAAAGCCCCTGCCATTGTGGATCGCCTCAATGCGAAGCTCTCCAAACTCAGCCTCGGCCTTGCACGGGCTGCCCAGCCGCCGGCGATTCCCGGCTTCTCGGCCCAGAGTGGCTTCTATTTTCAGTTCAACGATCTCTCCAACGGCTCCTACAGCTTCAATGAGCTCGATGGCCTGGCCCAGAAACTGGTGGCCAGCGGCCAGGGAAGTGGTTTCTTCTCCACTCTCTACACCCAGTTCATCCCCAGTGCACCGGCCTTTGGCCTCAAGATCGACCGCTCGATCATGGGCAGCCTGAATGTGGATTTCCAGCAGGCGATGCAGACGATTGCCGTGTTGGCCGGGGGTAACTTTTCAGGACTCACCTATGAAAGTGGCCAGGCGCGCAACATCTATGTGCAGGCCGATGCCGCCGGCCGCGGCGAGCTGGATGATGTGCTGAGTTACTACGTGCGCAGCGAGGATGGCGACCTGGTGCAGGTGTCTCAGTTCGCCACTAGTGAACTGACCAGCGCCCCCCCCGTGATCAGCCACTACAACCTCTACCGCACGATCCTGGTCCAGGGTGCAGAGGCCGTGGGAAAGAGTTCCGGGCAGGCACTGGCAGCCATCCAGAAGATCTTCACCAGGCTTGACTTCAACAACATCGGCTACGCCTTCACCGGTATTGCGGCGCTCCAGCTCTCAGCCGGTAACGCCAGTGTGCTGGTGTTCGGGCTTGGGGTGCTGATTGTGTATCTGGTGCTCTCCGCCCAGTACGAGAGCTATGTGACGCCCGTTGTGATCCTGATGACGGTGCCCCTGGCCATGCTCGGAGCCCTGGCCTTTCTGGCCCTGCGCTCGATCGATCTCAACATCTATGCCCAGGTGGGGCTGGTGACCCTGATCGGGCTGGCGGCCAAGAACGGCATATTGATTGTGGAGGTGGCAGAGCTGCACCTGCAGGAAGGCATGGGGGCGGCGGAAGCGGCCATCGCCGCGGCTGAATCCCGGCTGCGCCCGATCCTGATGACGGCCATCGCGGCCCTGGCCGGCTTTCTGCCCCTGGTGCTGGCCAGCACGGCTGGAGCGAACAGTCAGCAGTCGCTGGGCACGGTGATCTTCGGCGGCTTACTGGTCGCCACTGTGCTCTCGCTCGGGGTTGTGCCGCCCTTTTATGTCACGGTGAAAGGGCTGGAGCAGCGCTGGTTCGGCGGCCGCCGCGATGACGACCCGCCCCCCGAGGCGGAGGCCGGATCTGCATTGAGGTGA
- a CDS encoding alpha-D-glucose phosphate-specific phosphoglucomutase produces the protein MAITVRQVRLAQPFSDQRPGTSGLRKSSRQFATPHYLESFIEAIFQVLPGVEGGTLVLGGDGRYGNRHAIEVICRMAAAHGLARVITTTEGILSTPAASHLIRERQAIGGIILSASHNPGGPEGDFGVKLNGANGGPAPESLTDAIYAVTQRLEGYRIAEASSEDSASEDSASADTEPARRLESPGQWTLGALQVEVIDGVEGYAALMQQLFDFDAIAALLRSDFPMAFDAMHAVTGPYASRILEGLLGAPAGTVRHGVPLEDFGGGHPDPNLTYAHELASLLLEGNDYRFGAACDGDGDRNMILGNHCFVNPSDSLAVLTANAGLAPGYAGGLAGVARSMPTSGAADVVAKELGIDCFETPTGWKFFGNLLDAGRITLCGEESFGTGSHHIREKDGLWAVLFWLQILASRRCSVAEIMAAHWARFGRHYYSRHDYEAVDSGAAQELYGRVKAMQPSLLGQGFAGRSIQLADDFAYTDPVDGSVSGGQGLRLLLDDGSRVVLRLSGTGTKGATLRVYLESYVPPGGALQQDPQVALGDLIRAIDGLAEIRSRTGMQQPTVIT, from the coding sequence ATGGCCATCACCGTTCGGCAGGTGCGCCTCGCCCAGCCGTTCAGCGACCAGCGACCGGGCACCTCCGGCCTGCGCAAGAGCAGCCGCCAATTTGCCACTCCCCATTACCTGGAGAGCTTCATCGAGGCCATCTTCCAGGTGCTGCCAGGCGTGGAGGGCGGCACCCTGGTGCTGGGGGGCGATGGTCGCTACGGCAACCGCCACGCCATTGAGGTGATCTGCCGCATGGCGGCCGCCCATGGCCTGGCCCGGGTGATCACCACCACGGAGGGGATTCTCTCGACCCCGGCCGCCTCGCACCTGATCCGTGAACGCCAGGCGATCGGCGGCATCATCCTCTCGGCCAGCCATAACCCCGGCGGCCCCGAGGGGGACTTCGGCGTCAAGCTGAACGGAGCCAACGGCGGGCCGGCACCCGAATCCCTCACCGACGCCATCTATGCGGTGACCCAGCGGCTGGAGGGCTATCGCATCGCCGAAGCGTCCAGCGAAGACTCCGCCAGCGAGGACTCCGCCAGCGCCGACACCGAACCCGCCCGGCGGCTCGAGTCTCCTGGCCAGTGGACGCTCGGCGCGCTGCAGGTGGAGGTGATCGATGGCGTGGAGGGCTACGCAGCCCTGATGCAGCAGCTGTTCGACTTCGACGCCATCGCCGCTCTGCTGCGCTCAGATTTCCCGATGGCCTTCGATGCCATGCATGCGGTCACGGGTCCCTACGCCAGCCGCATCCTGGAGGGCCTGCTGGGGGCTCCGGCGGGCACGGTGCGCCATGGCGTTCCGCTTGAGGATTTCGGCGGCGGCCACCCGGATCCCAACCTCACCTACGCCCATGAGCTGGCGTCCCTGCTGCTTGAGGGAAACGATTACCGCTTCGGGGCCGCCTGTGATGGTGACGGCGACCGCAACATGATCCTGGGCAACCACTGCTTCGTGAACCCCAGCGACAGCCTGGCGGTGCTCACCGCCAACGCCGGCCTGGCTCCGGGCTACGCCGGCGGCCTGGCCGGGGTGGCCCGCTCCATGCCCACCAGCGGCGCCGCCGATGTGGTGGCCAAAGAGCTGGGCATCGACTGCTTCGAGACCCCCACCGGCTGGAAGTTCTTCGGCAACCTGCTCGATGCCGGCCGGATCACCCTCTGCGGCGAGGAGAGTTTCGGCACCGGCAGCCACCACATCCGGGAGAAGGATGGCCTCTGGGCCGTGCTGTTCTGGTTGCAGATCCTGGCCAGCCGGCGCTGCTCGGTGGCGGAGATCATGGCCGCCCACTGGGCACGCTTCGGGCGCCACTATTACTCCCGCCACGACTATGAGGCCGTGGACAGTGGGGCGGCCCAGGAGCTCTACGGCCGGGTCAAGGCGATGCAGCCCTCCCTGCTCGGCCAGGGGTTCGCCGGCCGCAGCATCCAGCTGGCCGACGACTTCGCCTACACCGACCCGGTGGATGGCTCCGTGAGCGGCGGCCAGGGTCTGCGACTGCTGCTCGATGACGGCAGCCGCGTGGTGTTGCGCCTCTCCGGGACGGGCACCAAGGGGGCCACCCTGCGGGTGTATCTGGAGAGCTACGTGCCGCCGGGGGGGGCACTGCAACAGGATCCCCAGGTGGCACTGGGCGACCTGATCCGTGCCATCGATGGGCTGGCTGAGATCCGCAGCCGCACCGGCATGCAGCAGCCCACGGTGATCACCTGA
- a CDS encoding FAD-dependent monooxygenase: MGAGPAGSCLALLLAQRGVPVTLVEAASRLERQFRGEALMPHGLEALEAMGLARELGDLPHRALAGWRFCLDGRPLFRVAEPMEGEGQPGCLLVSQPALLAAVIARLRALGNARVLLGQRVSGLIRQQCGRISGVQLAGGEQLPASLVVACDGRQSSLREAAGLELRRRASPIDVLWFALPEAGPDPLAGDFTTMVGAEGIFSAFVSASGGLQLGWVLQAGATEPNVSPRQWLERMARQSPPELAAALRSQPGEPAEPMRLRVEVGLAKRWWCPGLLLLGDAAHPMSPVRAQGINLALRDAWVAGQLLGEALASAPAQHTAPARSLDAVLARIEALRQPETLGLQDLQAKETARGLWLQRQSGLRRLLQASSGWLAPPLAHHWQRSQEPLRQGITDLASLGR; encoded by the coding sequence GTGGGGGCAGGACCGGCGGGCAGCTGCCTGGCCCTGCTGCTGGCCCAGCGCGGTGTGCCGGTGACCCTGGTGGAGGCGGCCTCCAGGCTGGAGCGCCAGTTCCGCGGCGAAGCCCTGATGCCCCATGGCCTGGAGGCCCTCGAGGCGATGGGGCTGGCACGGGAGCTGGGCGATCTTCCCCACCGTGCCCTGGCGGGCTGGCGCTTCTGTCTCGATGGCCGGCCCCTGTTCCGGGTGGCCGAGCCCATGGAGGGGGAAGGCCAGCCCGGCTGCCTCCTGGTGAGCCAGCCGGCCCTGCTGGCTGCCGTGATCGCCCGCCTGCGGGCCCTCGGCAACGCCCGCGTGCTGCTGGGCCAGCGGGTGAGCGGACTGATCAGGCAGCAGTGCGGCCGGATCAGCGGCGTGCAGCTGGCCGGGGGCGAGCAGCTGCCGGCCAGCCTGGTGGTGGCCTGCGACGGGCGCCAGTCGAGCCTGCGCGAGGCGGCGGGGCTGGAGCTCAGGCGCAGGGCCAGCCCGATCGACGTGCTCTGGTTCGCTCTGCCGGAAGCCGGCCCCGATCCCCTGGCGGGCGATTTCACCACGATGGTGGGCGCCGAGGGCATCTTCAGCGCCTTTGTGTCCGCCAGCGGTGGCCTGCAGCTGGGCTGGGTGCTGCAGGCCGGCGCCACCGAGCCCAACGTCTCGCCGCGCCAGTGGCTGGAACGCATGGCCCGCCAGAGCCCGCCCGAGCTGGCCGCCGCGCTGCGTTCCCAGCCCGGCGAGCCGGCGGAACCGATGCGGCTGCGGGTGGAGGTGGGCCTGGCGAAGCGGTGGTGGTGCCCTGGCCTGCTGTTGCTCGGGGATGCCGCCCACCCGATGAGTCCGGTGCGGGCCCAGGGCATCAACCTGGCGCTGCGGGATGCCTGGGTGGCCGGCCAGCTGCTGGGGGAGGCCCTGGCCAGCGCCCCGGCCCAGCACACCGCGCCGGCCAGGAGTCTCGATGCGGTTCTGGCCCGCATCGAAGCGCTGCGGCAACCCGAAACCCTTGGCCTGCAAGACCTGCAGGCCAAGGAGACCGCCCGCGGCCTCTGGCTGCAGCGGCAGAGCGGCCTGCGCCGCCTGTTGCAGGCGAGCTCAGGCTGGCTGGCGCCACCACTGGCCCACCACTGGCAGCGCAGCCAGGAACCCCTGCGCCAGGGGATCACCGACCTGGCCAGCCTGGGCCGCTGA
- a CDS encoding phosphatidylserine/phosphatidylglycerophosphate/cardiolipin synthase family protein, whose amino-acid sequence MAGELLTTTTRVRRGLSLALLAASGLLVGCTAVATVGGAPEPEPPLPQGFTVAFNHRSGNRYRSPVSGEWRQGDDLEAMLLNAISSARRSILVAVQELSLPRVAEALVAQQRRGIKVQVVLENTYSQEWSEQHLADLSPRERRRHQQLQALGGGDAVAILRRGGVPMLDDTADGSAGSGLMHHKFLVIDEAVVVTGSANFTASGLHGDAGAPQTRGNVNHLLQIESPELAELFRAEFHRLWGDGPGGAADSRFGLGKDSPGLQRVRVRGTPVAVLFAPHRRRDRANGVEQLDSLLKQTRRSADLALFVFSDQQLGNTLGQLHRRGVAIRLLADPGFANRSFSEVLDLLGVALPDHRCALEAGNAPQRQPLEGVGTPRLASGDKMHHKLAVLDQRTVVTGSFNWSPSAAHQNDETLLIIESPQLAAHFTREIDRLWKGAELGISARLQRKRDRQQRLCGRGRQRLVQDGPVRSG is encoded by the coding sequence ATGGCGGGTGAGCTTCTGACGACCACCACCAGGGTCCGCCGTGGTCTGAGCCTGGCCCTGCTGGCGGCCTCCGGGCTGCTGGTGGGCTGCACAGCCGTGGCCACAGTCGGCGGTGCCCCTGAACCAGAGCCGCCCCTGCCCCAGGGCTTCACCGTGGCGTTCAACCACCGGTCGGGCAACCGCTACCGGAGCCCGGTGAGCGGCGAGTGGCGCCAGGGCGATGACCTGGAGGCCATGCTGCTCAACGCCATCAGCTCCGCCCGGCGCAGCATCCTGGTGGCGGTGCAGGAACTCTCCCTGCCCAGGGTGGCCGAGGCCCTGGTCGCCCAGCAACGGCGGGGCATCAAGGTGCAGGTGGTGCTGGAGAACACCTACAGCCAGGAGTGGTCGGAGCAGCATCTGGCCGATCTGTCCCCCCGGGAGCGGCGACGGCATCAGCAGCTCCAGGCCCTCGGCGGGGGGGATGCGGTGGCGATCCTGCGGCGCGGCGGCGTGCCGATGCTGGACGACACCGCCGATGGCAGCGCCGGCAGTGGTCTGATGCACCACAAGTTCCTGGTGATCGATGAGGCGGTGGTGGTCACGGGCTCCGCCAACTTCACCGCGTCCGGACTTCATGGCGATGCGGGCGCCCCCCAGACCCGCGGCAACGTGAACCACCTGCTGCAGATCGAGAGCCCGGAGCTGGCCGAGCTGTTCCGCGCTGAATTCCATCGCCTGTGGGGGGATGGTCCGGGGGGCGCAGCCGACAGCCGCTTCGGCCTGGGCAAGGACAGCCCCGGGCTGCAGAGGGTGCGGGTGCGAGGCACCCCCGTGGCGGTGCTGTTCGCGCCCCATCGGCGCCGCGATCGCGCCAATGGCGTGGAGCAACTGGACAGCCTGCTGAAGCAGACGCGCCGCAGCGCCGATCTGGCCCTGTTCGTGTTCTCCGATCAGCAGCTGGGCAACACCCTGGGGCAGCTGCACCGCCGCGGCGTGGCGATCAGGCTGCTGGCTGACCCGGGCTTTGCCAACCGCTCCTTCAGCGAAGTGCTGGATCTGCTGGGGGTGGCCTTGCCCGATCACCGCTGTGCCCTGGAGGCAGGCAACGCCCCCCAGCGCCAACCCCTGGAGGGAGTCGGCACCCCGCGCCTGGCCAGCGGCGACAAGATGCACCACAAGCTGGCGGTGCTCGATCAACGCACCGTGGTCACGGGCTCCTTCAACTGGAGTCCGAGTGCCGCCCACCAGAACGATGAAACCCTGTTGATCATCGAGTCGCCCCAGCTGGCGGCCCATTTCACTCGGGAAATCGATCGCCTCTGGAAGGGGGCGGAACTCGGCATCTCCGCTCGGCTGCAGCGCAAACGCGACCGCCAGCAGAGACTCTGTGGCCGGGGCCGGCAGCGGCTGGTCCAGGATGGCCCCGTACGATCTGGCTAG
- a CDS encoding DUF4912 domain-containing protein, with translation MSQALSSLARMTLRQLRQIASDLGVTLYSRKSKDELVSEIGARKDDQPDEGFDQVQGNAASQAETPSLKSIEADMPPAPRPTADTSVVFLPRDPQWAYVFWDITEADRNAAFAAGANQLCLRLADVTGLSGGSAHPHTLQEVVVDSHATEWYLPVPLSDRDYRVELGYRKGSAGGWISLAFSSVARVPALHPSDQILDQFVPFTLETGATAPAAISAAATPSTSPAGADQDLHERLYQSATSQWRQIRRGSEAFHELDTAGFESGGLNASGAGIWASGRSESGIGGVAPRQRSFWLVADAELIVYGATDPSAKLAIGGEDVPLSADGTFRVQVPFRDGRQIYPIEAVAADGDQSRNITLEFSRTTPEDNSNPADQAVAEWF, from the coding sequence GTGAGCCAAGCCCTGTCCTCGTTGGCCCGTATGACGCTCCGGCAACTCCGCCAGATTGCCAGCGATCTGGGCGTGACCCTCTACAGCCGCAAGTCCAAGGATGAGCTGGTCTCTGAGATTGGGGCCCGCAAGGACGACCAGCCAGATGAGGGGTTCGACCAGGTGCAGGGGAATGCTGCTTCCCAGGCCGAGACTCCATCGCTGAAGTCGATTGAGGCCGACATGCCGCCGGCCCCCCGGCCCACGGCTGACACCAGCGTGGTGTTCCTGCCCCGCGACCCGCAGTGGGCCTACGTGTTCTGGGACATCACCGAAGCCGATCGCAACGCCGCCTTTGCCGCAGGGGCCAACCAGCTCTGCCTGAGGCTTGCCGATGTGACCGGCCTCTCGGGCGGCTCCGCCCACCCCCATACCCTGCAGGAGGTGGTCGTCGACAGTCACGCCACCGAGTGGTACCTGCCTGTTCCCCTGAGTGATCGCGATTACCGGGTCGAGCTGGGCTACCGCAAGGGCTCGGCGGGCGGCTGGATCTCGCTGGCCTTCTCCTCTGTTGCCCGGGTTCCGGCCCTCCACCCCAGCGACCAGATCCTCGACCAGTTCGTCCCCTTCACGCTCGAGACCGGTGCGACGGCTCCAGCAGCGATCAGTGCCGCTGCAACGCCGTCGACCTCCCCTGCAGGAGCTGATCAGGATCTGCACGAGCGGCTCTACCAGAGCGCCACATCCCAGTGGCGGCAGATCAGGCGGGGTTCCGAGGCCTTCCATGAGCTCGACACGGCAGGCTTTGAGAGCGGCGGCCTCAATGCCTCCGGCGCCGGCATCTGGGCCAGCGGCCGCAGTGAGTCCGGCATCGGAGGCGTGGCGCCGCGTCAGCGCTCCTTCTGGCTGGTGGCCGACGCCGAGCTGATTGTCTACGGCGCCACTGACCCCTCGGCCAAGCTCGCCATCGGCGGCGAGGACGTGCCCCTGTCTGCCGACGGCACCTTCCGGGTGCAGGTGCCCTTCCGCGACGGCCGCCAGATCTATCCCATCGAGGCCGTGGCCGCAGACGGCGATCAGAGCCGCAACATCACACTCGAATTCAGTCGCACCACTCCGGAAGACAACAGCAACCCGGCCGACCAGGCTGTAGCCGAGTGGTTCTGA
- a CDS encoding phycobilisome rod-core linker polypeptide, whose amino-acid sequence MALPLLKYAPTTQNSRVDPLRVGSDEDPKAAAMDKAIDREDQNFVIEAAYRQIFFHAFKVDRDRTLESQLRDGQITVRDFIRSLCLSDTFNRSFYNLNSNYKVARHLVEKLLGRPTHGKSEEIAWSAVLMTRGVKGMVDDILDSEEYLGSFGYDTVPYHRNRVVGSRDLGETPFNITSPRYDAYYRSILGFPQVVYTGTAKAYPERSRQRRGGFPEDYLPWVRSLPAMRASSAASAADINYLAKVPYRSIGR is encoded by the coding sequence GTGGCCCTGCCCCTCCTGAAGTACGCACCCACCACCCAGAACTCGCGGGTGGACCCTCTGCGGGTGGGTTCTGATGAGGATCCCAAGGCTGCGGCCATGGACAAGGCCATCGACCGCGAAGATCAGAATTTCGTGATCGAAGCGGCCTACCGCCAGATTTTCTTCCATGCCTTCAAGGTGGACCGCGACCGCACCCTCGAGTCGCAGCTGCGGGACGGCCAGATCACGGTGCGGGACTTCATCCGCTCCCTGTGTCTCTCCGACACCTTCAACCGCAGCTTCTACAACCTGAACAGCAACTACAAGGTGGCCCGTCACCTGGTGGAGAAGCTGCTGGGCCGCCCCACCCATGGCAAGTCTGAGGAGATCGCCTGGTCGGCCGTGCTGATGACCCGAGGGGTCAAGGGGATGGTGGACGACATCCTCGATTCGGAGGAGTACCTGGGCAGCTTCGGCTACGACACCGTGCCCTACCACCGCAACCGGGTGGTGGGCAGCCGGGATCTGGGCGAGACCCCGTTCAACATCACCAGCCCCCGCTACGACGCCTACTACCGCAGCATCCTCGGCTTCCCCCAGGTGGTGTACACGGGCACGGCCAAGGCCTACCCAGAGCGCTCCCGCCAGCGCCGTGGCGGCTTCCCCGAGGACTATCTGCCCTGGGTGCGCAGCCTGCCGGCAATGCGGGCCAGCAGCGCGGCTTCCGCTGCCGACATCAACTACCTGGCCAAGGTGCCTTACCGCAGCATCGGCCGCTAA